A stretch of Mus musculus strain C57BL/6J chromosome 19, GRCm38.p6 C57BL/6J DNA encodes these proteins:
- the Slc25a45 gene encoding solute carrier family 25 member 45 isoform 2 (isoform 2 is encoded by transcript variant 3), translating to MSFPIASVALVNSVLFGVYSNTLLALTATSHQERRAQPPSYTNIFIAGCTGGLLQAYCLAPFDLIKVRLQNQTEPRMQISSSMPRYRGPVHCAASILREEGPQGLFRGSWALVLRDTPTLGMYFVTYEGLCRQYTPEGQNPSSATVLVAGGFAGIASWITATPFDVIKSRMQMDGLKGRKYGGMLDCMASSFRQEGIGVFFKGMTLNSARAFPVNAATFLSYEYLLRLWR from the exons ATGAGTTTCCCCATCGCCAGTGTAGCCCTGGTCAACTCCGTCCTGTTCGGAGTGTACAGCAACACGCTCCTGGCGCTAACAGCCACCTCCCATCAGGAGCGACGGGCCCAGCCACCCAGCTACACAAACATCTTTATAGCAGGTTGTACTGGGGGCCTCCTGCAG GCCTACTGCCTGGCTCCTTTTGACCTCATCAAAGTCCGTCTACAAAAccagacagagccaaggatgCAGATATCGAGTTCTATGCCCCGGTACCGGGGGCCTGTGCACTGTGCAGCCTCCATCTTGAGAGAAGAAGGACCCCAGGGACTGTTCAGAGGATCCTGGGCCCTGGTGTTGAGAGACACTCCTACGTTAGGAATGTACTTTGTCACCTATGAAGGGCTATGTCGCCAGTACACACCAGAAGGCCAGAATCCCA GTTCAGCCACAGTTCTGGTGGCAGGGGGCTTTGCAGGCATAGCCTCCTGGATCACAGCCACTCCTTTTGATGTGATCAAGTCCCGGATGCAGATGGATGGGCTGAAGGGAAGAAAGTATGGAGGGATGCTGGACTGCATGGCAAGCAGCTTCCGGCAGGAGGGAATAGGGGTCTTTTTCAAGGGCATGACACTCAACAGCGCCCGTGCCTTTCCGGTCAATGCTGCCACCTTCCTTAGCTATGAATACCTGCTACGCCTGTGGAGATGA
- the Slc25a45 gene encoding solute carrier family 25 member 45 isoform 1 (isoform 1 is encoded by transcript variant 2) encodes MPVEEFVAGWISGAVGLVLGHPFDTVKVRLQTQSTYQGIVDCVVKTYRHESVLGFFKGMSFPIASVALVNSVLFGVYSNTLLALTATSHQERRAQPPSYTNIFIAGCTGGLLQAYCLAPFDLIKVRLQNQTEPRMQISSSMPRYRGPVHCAASILREEGPQGLFRGSWALVLRDTPTLGMYFVTYEGLCRQYTPEGQNPSSATVLVAGGFAGIASWITATPFDVIKSRMQMDGLKGRKYGGMLDCMASSFRQEGIGVFFKGMTLNSARAFPVNAATFLSYEYLLRLWR; translated from the exons ATGCCCGTGGAAGAGTTTGTGGCTGGCTGGATCTCTG GAGCTGTGGGCCTGGTCCTGGGGCACCCATTCGACACTGTAAAG GTGCGGTTACAGACCCAAAGCACGTACCAGGGCATTGTGGACTGCGTAGTCAAGACTTACCGCCATGAGTCA GTCCTGGGTTTCTTCAAGGGAATGAGTTTCCCCATCGCCAGTGTAGCCCTGGTCAACTCCGTCCTGTTCGGAGTGTACAGCAACACGCTCCTGGCGCTAACAGCCACCTCCCATCAGGAGCGACGGGCCCAGCCACCCAGCTACACAAACATCTTTATAGCAGGTTGTACTGGGGGCCTCCTGCAG GCCTACTGCCTGGCTCCTTTTGACCTCATCAAAGTCCGTCTACAAAAccagacagagccaaggatgCAGATATCGAGTTCTATGCCCCGGTACCGGGGGCCTGTGCACTGTGCAGCCTCCATCTTGAGAGAAGAAGGACCCCAGGGACTGTTCAGAGGATCCTGGGCCCTGGTGTTGAGAGACACTCCTACGTTAGGAATGTACTTTGTCACCTATGAAGGGCTATGTCGCCAGTACACACCAGAAGGCCAGAATCCCA GTTCAGCCACAGTTCTGGTGGCAGGGGGCTTTGCAGGCATAGCCTCCTGGATCACAGCCACTCCTTTTGATGTGATCAAGTCCCGGATGCAGATGGATGGGCTGAAGGGAAGAAAGTATGGAGGGATGCTGGACTGCATGGCAAGCAGCTTCCGGCAGGAGGGAATAGGGGTCTTTTTCAAGGGCATGACACTCAACAGCGCCCGTGCCTTTCCGGTCAATGCTGCCACCTTCCTTAGCTATGAATACCTGCTACGCCTGTGGAGATGA